Proteins from a genomic interval of Papaver somniferum cultivar HN1 chromosome 4, ASM357369v1, whole genome shotgun sequence:
- the LOC113275187 gene encoding cytochrome P450 84A1-like translates to MVKDVYGMIDTPISVGEQVFVATLNVVLNMLWGGEIQGDERIRVGIELRQLFNRSTELSLRPNISDFFPIFRRFDIQGIEKESWKILGEMDQMFDSVIDQHLRFDKENNEHKQRSGKDFLQFLLELTETHDVKTRVTMTQLQQVPGRAEINRITILSPEMR, encoded by the exons ATGGTGAAAGATGTTTATGGTATGATTGATACACCCATAAGTGTTGGTGAGCAAGTGTTTGTAGCAACTCTAAATGTGGTATTGAACATGTTATGGGGTGGCGAAATTCAGGGGGACGAGAGGATTCGTGTTGGGATTGAGCTTCGGCAGTTGTTTAATAGAAGTACTGAGTTGAGCCTCAGACCTAATATTTCagatttttttccaatttttagAAGATTTGACATACAAGGAATCGAGAAGGAGTCGTGGAAGATTTTGGGGGAGATGGATCAGATGTTTGATTCGGTCATTGATCAGCACTTGAGATTTGATAAGGAGAATAATGAACACAAACAGAGAAGCGGTAAAGATTTTTTGCAGTTTCTTTTGGAGCTCACGGAGACACATGATGTCAAAACACGAGTAACTATGACTCAGCTCCAG CAAGTACCAGGTCGAGCGGAGATAAACCGCATAACAAtcttatctccagagatgaggtGA